In a single window of the Flavobacteriales bacterium genome:
- a CDS encoding FkbM family methyltransferase has product MKYNNRAEVERIGRAGVHSFKDKDNMVARQMASYWLYVDPTDKGYTPHALNDGFWEAWITLWMSQHVKPGAVCVDVGANFGFYTFFLAQHGCKVFAFDPSPLCISLLKQSNIANGTTDRVTVEHKAVTDGKEKEVKLWEVSGHMMNTTIHMNNAAPENFFTAKTTSLDKYFARKKEGKQIDFIKIDAEGSEQLIWNGMQKVLEANPRCIVLMEFVPDHYEKNGRPFLSELLSKRDVWYVDYAGREQRIVRPDFFESDTEPFRMLVLRRKRA; this is encoded by the coding sequence ATGAAGTATAACAATAGAGCAGAAGTTGAACGCATTGGCCGAGCCGGTGTACATTCCTTTAAAGACAAGGACAACATGGTTGCCCGACAAATGGCCTCCTACTGGCTATATGTTGACCCTACTGATAAGGGCTACACACCCCATGCATTGAATGATGGGTTCTGGGAAGCATGGATAACCCTATGGATGAGCCAGCATGTAAAACCCGGAGCCGTATGTGTTGATGTGGGTGCAAACTTTGGATTCTATACATTCTTTCTTGCCCAACATGGCTGTAAGGTTTTCGCTTTTGACCCCAGCCCTCTCTGCATCAGTTTACTAAAGCAGAGCAATATTGCCAACGGAACCACCGACCGCGTTACCGTTGAGCACAAGGCAGTAACGGATGGAAAGGAAAAAGAAGTAAAACTTTGGGAGGTTTCGGGGCATATGATGAATACTACCATCCACATGAACAATGCGGCTCCAGAGAATTTCTTTACCGCCAAAACCACGTCATTGGACAAGTATTTCGCACGCAAGAAAGAGGGAAAACAAATCGATTTCATCAAAATAGATGCCGAGGGAAGTGAACAACTCATCTGGAATGGAATGCAAAAGGTGCTTGAGGCAAATCCACGCTGTATCGTACTAATGGAGTTCGTGCCAGACCATTATGAGAAAAATGGACGTCCGTTTTTAAGTGAGTTACTTTCAAAGAGAGATGTGTGGTACGTAGATTATGCAGGAAGAGAGCAACGAATTGTGCGTCCTGATTTTTTTGAATCAGATACGGAGCCATTCCGAATGCTTGTGTTGCGGAGAAAAAGAGCATAG
- a CDS encoding DUF420 domain-containing protein: MSDKKVFQLILALSVVVFGVVVVLYSLPKQEMIPAWAQYLPLLNAILNGTCSALLITSFMAIKNKKVQLHKRLNITTFVLSSLFLVSYIVFHSFGVETRFPADNPLRPVYLFILLTHIILAAIVLPMVLISFYFGLQGKIAQHRKVSKFTFPVWLYVTVTGVVVYLMISPYYEF; this comes from the coding sequence ATGAGCGACAAAAAAGTTTTTCAATTGATTCTTGCCCTCAGCGTGGTCGTTTTCGGGGTGGTGGTCGTGCTCTATTCACTCCCCAAACAGGAAATGATTCCCGCTTGGGCGCAATACCTTCCATTGCTCAATGCCATCCTCAACGGAACATGTTCTGCGTTGCTCATCACCTCCTTCATGGCCATCAAGAACAAGAAGGTGCAGCTGCACAAACGGCTCAACATCACCACCTTCGTGCTGTCAAGTCTGTTCTTGGTCTCCTACATCGTTTTTCATTCTTTCGGGGTAGAAACCCGTTTCCCAGCCGACAACCCATTAAGGCCAGTTTACCTCTTTATACTCCTTACACACATCATATTGGCGGCCATCGTATTGCCAATGGTCCTTATCTCTTTCTATTTCGGTTTACAGGGAAAAATTGCCCAGCACCGTAAAGTGTCTAAGTTTACATTTCCCGTTTGGTTGTATGTAACTGTTACAGGCGTGGTGGTCTATCTGATGATATCCCCGTACTACGAGTTCTAA
- a CDS encoding SCO family protein — translation MKGETGAKKYLILFTILFLPTILYLLFVYGKGEQHFAHLPFVTYTDVNGLTIKRKAPAFGFVNQDSVTVTDKDLEGKVYVVDFFFTSCPSICPIMTANMMKVQERFAHYDDFMSVSFTVDPRRDKPATLKEYADQRMIDTKKWHFLTGEQDSLYAVAYQYLSSAMEDSLAVGGFLHTEYFVLVDKEGFLRSRDDEQGNVIGVYDGTNAQHIRDLIDDIKVLMAEYNLELKKNKKTEDGHPE, via the coding sequence ATGAAAGGTGAAACAGGGGCGAAGAAGTACCTGATTCTTTTCACGATACTTTTTCTTCCTACAATCCTCTATTTATTATTCGTTTATGGGAAAGGTGAGCAGCATTTTGCTCACCTTCCTTTTGTTACATACACCGATGTCAATGGCCTGACCATCAAGCGGAAAGCACCCGCCTTCGGATTCGTGAATCAGGATAGTGTAACGGTCACAGACAAAGACCTGGAAGGAAAGGTCTACGTGGTCGATTTCTTCTTCACTTCCTGCCCGTCCATCTGTCCTATTATGACGGCCAACATGATGAAGGTGCAGGAACGCTTCGCTCATTATGACGATTTCATGTCCGTTTCCTTCACGGTAGACCCGCGCAGAGACAAACCTGCAACGTTGAAGGAATATGCCGATCAGCGCATGATCGACACCAAAAAGTGGCACTTCCTTACGGGAGAGCAGGATTCGCTCTATGCCGTGGCCTATCAGTATCTCTCAAGCGCCATGGAAGACAGCTTGGCCGTTGGCGGATTCCTTCACACCGAGTATTTCGTGCTGGTCGATAAAGAAGGGTTTCTGCGCTCGCGCGATGATGAACAAGGAAATGTGATCGGTGTTTATGATGGCACCAACGCCCAGCACATCCGCGACCTTATTGACGACATCAAGGTGCTGATGGCTGAGTATAATCTCGAACTGAAGAAAAATAAGAAAACAGAAGACGGTCATCCTGAGTGA
- a CDS encoding cytochrome oxidase subunit III — protein sequence MAGHVGQTAAPSHSDHSAGAWAGGTSPYKISYGKMMMWFFLISDAFTFSGLLTAYGFMRHKYEDIWPTSGDVFTHFPFYHGHIELAYVAFMTFVLIASSVTMVLAVEAGHRMNKKQVQFWMVLTIVGGLVFVGSQAWEWYHFIHGTEHGAYLLEDGVTVMRHKVDPHTHVIEEGTFLVPVNRHGELEDGNGFREVQGAEAQKMLATAEHIHGANLHHNEYGIPLFANFFFFITGFHGFHVFSGVVINFIIFLMVVDGKFEKTGHYEMVEKSGLYWHFVDLVWVFVFTFFYLL from the coding sequence ATGGCAGGACACGTTGGTCAGACAGCCGCTCCATCACACAGCGATCATAGCGCAGGAGCATGGGCAGGAGGAACCTCACCTTACAAGATCAGTTATGGAAAAATGATGATGTGGTTCTTCCTCATCTCAGATGCTTTCACATTCTCTGGTCTACTTACCGCGTATGGTTTCATGCGCCACAAGTACGAAGACATTTGGCCAACTTCGGGAGACGTGTTCACGCACTTTCCGTTCTACCATGGTCACATCGAATTGGCCTACGTTGCATTCATGACGTTCGTGCTTATCGCCTCATCGGTAACGATGGTATTGGCGGTTGAGGCAGGTCACAGAATGAACAAGAAACAGGTTCAGTTCTGGATGGTGCTTACCATTGTCGGAGGTCTCGTGTTCGTAGGCTCTCAGGCGTGGGAATGGTATCATTTCATTCACGGAACGGAGCATGGAGCGTATCTTTTAGAAGATGGCGTGACGGTTATGCGGCACAAGGTCGATCCGCACACGCATGTTATTGAAGAAGGAACATTCCTGGTTCCAGTAAACAGACATGGTGAGCTTGAAGACGGAAACGGTTTCAGAGAAGTGCAAGGAGCAGAGGCGCAGAAAATGCTTGCCACGGCTGAGCACATTCATGGTGCCAACCTGCATCATAATGAATACGGTATTCCGCTGTTCGCCAACTTCTTCTTCTTCATCACAGGATTCCACGGTTTTCACGTGTTCTCTGGGGTGGTCATCAACTTTATCATCTTTCTGATGGTGGTTGATGGCAAGTTTGAGAAGACAGGGCATTACGAAATGGTCGAGAAGTCAGGGCTTTACTGGCACTTCGTAGACCTTGTGTGGGTATTCGTATTCACCTTCTTCTACCTACTTTAA
- the cyoE gene encoding protoheme IX farnesyltransferase, with protein MKKEEGGIRGKIKDYSEFMKLRLASLVVLSSIICYGLAADEFSLYIMAALIVGGTLLTGASNGFNEIIERDLDALMDRTKNRPLPTSSMSTTEALIIASISGILGIGILWYFINPMSGILGLAALFLYAVIYTPMKQKTPFAVFVGAFPGSIPPMLGCVAATEGFGEITLLSLLMFSVQFIWQFPHFWAIAWRVHDDYLKAGFKMLPSAGGRDKGTAFQIVVYTIGLIPVSLLPTFFGYTGAISAAVAIVAGIIFTKQAIDLYRTLSAEAAKKLMFGSFFYLPIVQLAYLLDKI; from the coding sequence ATGAAGAAGGAAGAGGGCGGAATTCGCGGTAAGATCAAAGATTACTCGGAGTTCATGAAGCTCCGCTTGGCTTCGCTGGTCGTCCTGTCTTCTATTATATGTTATGGCCTTGCGGCCGATGAGTTCAGCCTCTACATCATGGCTGCCCTGATCGTTGGCGGAACGCTGCTTACGGGAGCTTCCAATGGTTTCAACGAGATCATTGAGCGCGACCTCGATGCGCTCATGGACCGCACCAAGAACCGTCCGCTGCCAACCTCCAGCATGTCAACCACCGAGGCGTTGATCATCGCTTCCATTTCGGGAATTCTCGGCATCGGCATCCTTTGGTACTTCATCAACCCGATGAGCGGAATTCTCGGTCTGGCCGCACTTTTCTTGTACGCGGTCATCTACACGCCAATGAAACAGAAGACACCTTTTGCGGTGTTTGTCGGGGCATTTCCAGGTTCCATTCCGCCCATGTTGGGCTGCGTGGCAGCAACCGAAGGTTTTGGAGAGATCACCTTGCTTTCGTTGTTGATGTTCTCCGTGCAGTTCATCTGGCAGTTCCCACATTTTTGGGCCATTGCATGGCGCGTGCATGACGATTATCTTAAAGCGGGTTTCAAAATGCTGCCGTCTGCTGGTGGGCGCGACAAGGGAACTGCGTTCCAAATTGTGGTTTACACCATTGGGCTGATACCTGTCAGTTTGCTGCCTACCTTTTTTGGATATACTGGCGCCATTTCCGCAGCGGTGGCAATTGTAGCAGGCATCATATTTACCAAGCAGGCGATCGATCTGTACAGAACACTTTCGGCCGAAGCTGCCAAAAAGCTCATGTTCGGCTCGTTCTTTTACCTGCCCATCGTGCAGTTGGCGTACCTGTTAGATAAGATCTGA
- a CDS encoding PIN domain-containing protein, producing the protein MKYLLDTNICIYFFRGKFDLLEKMNAVGVDNCFISEITLAELVYGAENSKNPEKNNGLIDEFVESVSVIPVFDAIKEYGKQKARLKREGNLVGDFDLLIGSTAIANERVMVTDNTKDFERLEGIEMENWIRR; encoded by the coding sequence ATGAAATACCTGCTGGATACGAATATCTGTATCTACTTTTTTAGAGGGAAATTTGACCTGCTTGAGAAAATGAACGCGGTCGGGGTTGATAATTGTTTCATTTCAGAAATAACCTTGGCAGAATTGGTTTATGGCGCAGAGAACAGTAAGAACCCTGAAAAGAACAATGGGCTGATCGATGAATTTGTTGAGAGTGTTTCCGTTATACCCGTTTTTGATGCCATAAAGGAGTACGGCAAGCAAAAGGCCCGATTGAAACGTGAAGGAAACTTGGTCGGTGATTTCGATCTGCTTATCGGTTCAACTGCAATTGCAAATGAGAGGGTAATGGTAACCGATAACACAAAGGATTTCGAACGGTTGGAGGGCATTGAAATGGAAAACTGGATTCGAAGATAA
- the infB gene encoding translation initiation factor IF-2, with protein MSEGKQRRLGAVATDLNVGKATIVDFLKGKGFADVNFNSKLDENMYNLLVDEFAADRKLKMEAEAKAELLQARKDERMAAAEEKEEAKQQEVIKAEGHKVEGPKVMGSLKLEDIDPAARKKKLEEEKAQKAQQEKEAAEAAAKAADEAKKQKEAAEVKAAEEAKKAEKEKEEGEVIRAKVEKLAGAKVLGKMELPVEKPREKKPVATSNDSADKKRKRKRVRRPVSGEEGGQQGGRGGREKKQELSDEEIQKQIKETLARLSSGSTKSKGAKYRREKRQAYQERAQEEEQQLEREKKVLKVTEFVTANELAKMMDVPVNEIIAACMSLGLFVSINQRLDAETLSIVAEEFGHEVNFVSADVQDSIMEEEDDPEKMTERPPIVTIMGHVDHGKTSLLDYIRDANVIAGEAGGITQHIGAYNVELEDGRKISFLDTPGHEAFTAMRARGAQVTDVVIIVVAADDSVMPQTKEAINHAQAAGVPMIFAINKIDKPNANPDKIKEELANMNILVEDWGGKYQCEEISAKSGQGVDSLLDKVLLEAEILELKADPTKRAVGTIIESELDKGRGYVSTVLVQSGTLRIGDVILAGSYSGRVKAIYNERNQPMKEAGPSMPAQVLGLDGAPSSGDKFNVMEDEREARGVAARRLQLQREQGLRTQKHITLDEIGRRIAIGDFQELNLIVKGDVDGSIEALSDSLLKLSTEKIAVNIIMKGVGQISESDVLLASASDAIVIGFQVRPSVNARKVAEQEQIQIKLYSIIYDAIEEVKAAMEGMLAPEFEEKIVGNIEVREVFKISRVGTIAGCMVLDGKVTRNTKVRVIRDGIVVYTGELASLKRFKEDVKEVSKGFECGLNIDKFNDIKVGDIIEGYEIVEVKAKL; from the coding sequence ATGTCAGAAGGAAAACAGAGAAGATTAGGTGCCGTGGCAACGGACCTCAACGTAGGAAAGGCTACCATCGTAGATTTTCTGAAAGGGAAGGGATTTGCTGATGTCAACTTCAACTCCAAGTTGGATGAGAACATGTACAACCTGCTTGTTGATGAGTTTGCCGCTGACCGAAAGCTCAAAATGGAGGCTGAGGCCAAGGCCGAACTTTTGCAAGCTCGCAAGGACGAGCGAATGGCCGCAGCCGAGGAAAAGGAAGAGGCCAAGCAGCAAGAGGTGATCAAAGCCGAAGGACACAAGGTGGAAGGTCCGAAGGTGATGGGTTCGCTCAAATTGGAAGACATCGATCCGGCCGCACGTAAAAAGAAACTCGAAGAGGAAAAAGCACAGAAGGCCCAGCAGGAAAAGGAAGCAGCAGAAGCTGCCGCCAAGGCAGCTGACGAAGCCAAAAAGCAGAAAGAAGCAGCCGAAGTAAAGGCTGCCGAAGAGGCGAAGAAGGCCGAGAAGGAAAAAGAAGAAGGCGAAGTGATCCGTGCCAAGGTTGAGAAATTGGCTGGAGCAAAAGTTCTCGGTAAGATGGAACTTCCAGTTGAGAAACCGCGCGAGAAGAAACCTGTTGCCACATCCAACGATTCTGCCGACAAGAAACGTAAGCGTAAGCGTGTAAGACGTCCGGTTTCCGGAGAAGAAGGAGGCCAGCAAGGCGGCCGTGGCGGCAGAGAGAAGAAGCAGGAGCTTTCGGATGAAGAGATCCAAAAGCAGATCAAGGAAACACTTGCCCGTCTGAGTTCAGGAAGCACCAAATCGAAGGGGGCCAAATACCGAAGAGAGAAACGTCAGGCGTACCAAGAAAGAGCGCAGGAAGAAGAGCAACAGCTCGAACGCGAAAAGAAGGTGCTGAAGGTCACCGAGTTCGTAACCGCGAACGAATTGGCCAAGATGATGGACGTTCCCGTAAACGAGATCATTGCAGCATGCATGAGCCTCGGATTGTTCGTTTCCATCAACCAGCGATTGGATGCGGAAACGCTCAGCATTGTGGCTGAAGAGTTCGGTCACGAAGTGAATTTCGTGAGTGCCGATGTGCAGGATTCCATCATGGAAGAGGAGGACGATCCAGAAAAGATGACGGAGCGTCCACCGATCGTTACCATCATGGGTCACGTTGACCACGGTAAGACATCGTTGCTCGACTACATCCGAGATGCAAACGTAATTGCCGGTGAGGCTGGAGGCATTACCCAGCACATCGGAGCCTATAATGTGGAGTTGGAAGACGGTCGTAAGATCTCCTTCCTCGATACTCCCGGTCACGAAGCGTTTACCGCCATGCGTGCCCGAGGTGCGCAGGTAACGGACGTGGTGATCATCGTGGTAGCTGCGGATGATTCGGTGATGCCGCAGACCAAGGAGGCGATCAACCACGCGCAAGCGGCAGGTGTGCCGATGATCTTCGCCATCAACAAGATCGATAAGCCGAATGCCAACCCTGATAAGATCAAGGAGGAATTGGCCAACATGAACATTCTTGTAGAAGATTGGGGAGGTAAATACCAATGTGAGGAGATCTCGGCCAAATCAGGGCAGGGAGTTGATTCCTTGCTTGATAAGGTGTTGCTTGAAGCAGAGATTCTTGAGCTGAAAGCCGATCCAACGAAACGTGCCGTTGGTACCATCATCGAATCTGAGTTGGACAAAGGGCGTGGATACGTTTCTACCGTTCTCGTTCAGTCAGGAACGCTTCGCATTGGCGATGTCATCCTTGCGGGAAGTTACAGCGGTAGGGTGAAAGCCATTTACAACGAGCGGAATCAACCGATGAAGGAAGCAGGCCCTTCCATGCCAGCGCAGGTGCTGGGTCTGGATGGCGCGCCATCTTCGGGAGACAAGTTCAACGTAATGGAAGACGAACGTGAAGCACGTGGCGTGGCCGCAAGAAGATTGCAGTTGCAGCGTGAGCAAGGCCTGCGTACACAGAAACACATCACGTTGGATGAGATCGGAAGACGAATCGCCATCGGAGACTTCCAAGAACTCAACCTCATCGTTAAAGGTGATGTGGACGGTTCCATCGAAGCACTTTCCGATTCGTTGCTGAAACTCTCTACCGAGAAGATCGCGGTCAATATCATTATGAAAGGTGTGGGGCAGATCTCCGAATCGGATGTTCTCTTGGCATCAGCCTCTGATGCAATTGTGATCGGATTCCAGGTGCGTCCTTCGGTAAATGCACGTAAAGTGGCCGAGCAGGAACAGATCCAGATCAAGCTCTACAGCATCATCTACGATGCCATCGAAGAGGTGAAAGCGGCAATGGAAGGGATGTTGGCACCAGAGTTCGAAGAGAAGATCGTGGGCAACATCGAAGTACGCGAAGTATTCAAGATCTCGCGGGTCGGAACCATTGCAGGATGTATGGTTCTGGATGGAAAAGTGACACGGAACACCAAGGTGCGCGTTATTCGCGATGGTATCGTGGTCTATACAGGAGAGTTGGCTTCATTGAAGCGTTTCAAGGAAGACGTGAAAGAAGTTTCGAAAGGATTCGAGTGTGGTCTGAACATCGATAAGTTCAACGACATCAAGGTCGGAGACATCATCGAAGGATACGAGATCGTAGAGGTGAAGGCCAAGTTATAG
- the nusA gene encoding transcription termination/antitermination protein NusA: protein MNSLNLIESFSEFKEFKNIDRVTMMSILEDVFRSLLIKQYGTDENIDVIINVDKGDLEIWRNREIVADEDLEDDVLQIPLSEALKIEDDFEVGEEVSEQVKLEDFGRRAVLAIRQNLASRIMDLEKDNVFRKYKDREGELMTGEVYQIWKREILILDDEGNELVLPKTEQIPSDYFKKGDTVRAVIKEVEMRNNNPAVILSRTDPRFLERLFENEVPEVFDGLITIKKIVRVPGERAKVAVESYDDRIDPVGACVGMKGSRIHGIVRELRNENIDVINYTNNSQLFIQRALSPAKITRMELNDAEHKADVFLKPDQVSLAIGKGGFNIRLAGQLTGYEIDVYRDSDVDVEDVDLEEFADEIEGWILDELKAIGCDTAKSVIEIGKAELVKRTDLEEETIDDVLKILKEEFAD, encoded by the coding sequence ATGAACAGTTTAAATCTAATTGAGTCGTTTTCAGAATTCAAAGAATTCAAAAACATTGACAGGGTGACCATGATGAGCATCTTGGAAGATGTGTTCCGTTCGCTTTTGATCAAGCAGTACGGAACGGATGAGAACATCGATGTGATCATCAACGTTGATAAAGGTGACCTTGAGATCTGGCGTAACCGCGAGATCGTAGCCGATGAGGATCTGGAAGATGACGTTCTTCAGATTCCATTGTCGGAAGCGTTGAAGATCGAGGACGACTTTGAGGTCGGTGAAGAAGTTTCGGAGCAAGTGAAATTGGAAGATTTCGGACGTAGAGCCGTTCTGGCCATCCGTCAGAATCTTGCCTCTCGCATCATGGATCTTGAAAAGGACAACGTTTTCCGTAAATACAAGGACCGTGAAGGTGAGTTGATGACCGGTGAGGTCTATCAGATATGGAAGCGCGAGATTTTGATCTTGGATGATGAGGGAAATGAGTTGGTGCTGCCAAAAACAGAGCAGATCCCAAGCGATTACTTCAAAAAGGGAGACACCGTGAGAGCGGTGATCAAAGAGGTTGAAATGAGAAACAACAACCCAGCGGTCATCCTTTCAAGAACAGATCCACGTTTCTTGGAGCGTTTGTTCGAGAACGAAGTTCCAGAAGTGTTCGATGGTCTGATCACCATCAAGAAGATCGTTCGCGTTCCTGGCGAAAGAGCAAAAGTTGCTGTGGAATCTTACGATGACCGTATCGATCCAGTAGGAGCTTGTGTTGGTATGAAGGGTTCTCGGATTCACGGAATCGTTCGTGAGTTGCGTAACGAGAACATCGATGTGATCAACTACACCAACAATTCGCAACTGTTCATTCAGCGAGCACTGAGTCCTGCGAAAATTACGCGTATGGAATTGAACGATGCTGAGCACAAGGCAGATGTGTTCCTGAAACCCGATCAGGTCTCATTGGCCATCGGTAAAGGAGGTTTCAACATCCGTTTGGCTGGTCAGTTAACGGGTTATGAGATCGATGTGTACCGCGATTCTGATGTGGACGTGGAAGACGTTGACCTCGAAGAATTTGCAGATGAGATCGAAGGTTGGATCTTGGATGAACTCAAAGCCATCGGTTGCGATACGGCCAAGAGTGTGATCGAGATCGGCAAGGCCGAATTGGTCAAGCGTACCGACCTTGAAGAAGAGACCATCGATGATGTTCTCAAAATATTGAAAGAAGAATTTGCCGACTGA
- the rimP gene encoding ribosome assembly cofactor RimP — MMITESTIRSLVEEKLEGTDLFIVSVRVMPTNRIRVYIDSLEGLDVRDCVNVSRHIEGNLDREVEDYELEVSSPGLTEPYQHPLQYRKNVGREVKVATTDGRNLKGKLTAFDGENITIEPEKKKKKEETGPITLPLSEIKEAKTVISFK; from the coding sequence ATGATGATAACGGAAAGTACGATTCGGAGCTTGGTTGAGGAGAAGTTGGAGGGAACCGACCTGTTCATCGTTTCGGTAAGAGTGATGCCGACCAACCGTATTCGGGTTTACATCGATTCGTTGGAAGGACTGGATGTTCGGGACTGTGTGAATGTGAGCCGACACATCGAGGGAAATTTGGACCGCGAGGTGGAAGATTACGAGTTGGAGGTCTCATCGCCAGGATTGACCGAGCCGTATCAGCATCCGTTGCAGTACAGGAAGAACGTGGGCAGAGAAGTGAAGGTCGCTACTACAGATGGAAGAAACCTCAAAGGGAAATTGACCGCGTTCGATGGCGAGAATATCACCATCGAACCCGAAAAGAAGAAAAAGAAAGAAGAAACGGGGCCGATAACGCTTCCGCTAAGTGAAATAAAAGAAGCCAAGACAGTAATATCGTTCAAATAA
- the metF gene encoding methylenetetrahydrofolate reductase [NAD(P)H], with the protein MKVIEHLNRAEKTLFSIEILPPLRGKSINSLFNGIEPLLDFKPSFVDVTYHREEYVYKKREGGFLEKVSIKKRPGTVGICAAIMNKFGIDAVPHIICGGFTKEETENALIDLSFLGIDNVLALQGDSIKTEPNFVPEPEGHAYASELVEQVVNLNNGIYLDEDLRNVEKTDFCIGVAGYPEKHLKAPNRQTDLRYLKKKVDAGAEYIVTQMFFDNKAFFRFVDDCRAAGITVPIIPGLKPLTTIKQATILPSLFHIDIPADLFDEVEKCKDNESAAQVGTEWCIAQSKELMEAGVPCLHFYTMGTSAATKAVAEKIF; encoded by the coding sequence ATGAAAGTCATCGAACACCTTAACAGGGCTGAAAAAACCCTGTTTTCCATTGAGATACTTCCTCCTTTGAGAGGAAAGAGTATCAATTCGCTCTTCAACGGAATTGAGCCGTTGCTGGATTTCAAGCCCTCATTCGTTGATGTGACATATCACCGCGAGGAATATGTCTACAAAAAACGTGAAGGTGGCTTTTTGGAGAAGGTCAGCATCAAGAAACGACCGGGTACGGTAGGTATCTGTGCGGCCATCATGAACAAATTCGGCATTGATGCAGTGCCACACATCATCTGTGGCGGTTTCACGAAAGAGGAAACCGAGAACGCCTTGATCGACCTGAGTTTCCTGGGCATTGATAACGTGTTGGCCCTTCAGGGAGATTCCATTAAGACCGAACCGAATTTCGTTCCCGAACCAGAGGGACACGCTTACGCAAGCGAGCTGGTGGAGCAAGTGGTGAACCTGAACAACGGTATTTATCTGGACGAGGACCTGAGGAATGTGGAGAAGACCGATTTCTGTATCGGTGTTGCAGGATATCCTGAAAAACATCTGAAAGCACCTAACCGCCAGACCGACCTTCGTTACCTGAAGAAAAAAGTGGATGCGGGAGCCGAGTACATCGTTACGCAGATGTTCTTCGACAATAAGGCCTTTTTCCGATTTGTGGATGATTGCCGTGCTGCCGGTATCACGGTTCCGATCATTCCAGGGCTGAAGCCGTTGACCACCATTAAGCAGGCCACTATTCTGCCAAGCCTATTTCATATCGATATTCCTGCGGACCTGTTTGATGAGGTTGAGAAATGCAAGGACAATGAATCTGCCGCGCAGGTCGGTACCGAATGGTGCATTGCGCAAAGCAAGGAATTGATGGAGGCCGGAGTTCCGTGCCTGCACTTCTATACCATGGGAACTTCTGCGGCCACAAAGGCCGTTGCCGAGAAAATATTCTGA
- a CDS encoding riboflavin synthase has protein sequence MFTGIIETLGRLERREEDGTNIHFTLSSPITHELKIDQSVAHNGVCLTVVELAGSDSYVVTAIDETLKRTNLGALEIGSEVNLERCMSANGRFDGHIVQGHVDQLGEVVSIAEQDGSHVFTFRHEKGENFTVDKGSITINGVSLTAFDTSDTGFSVAIIPYTFEHTNFRNLKVGDKVNLEFDIIGKYVARMMSRS, from the coding sequence ATGTTTACGGGAATTATTGAAACATTGGGAAGACTGGAAAGGCGAGAGGAAGATGGAACCAACATTCATTTCACTTTGAGCAGTCCGATAACCCACGAACTGAAGATCGATCAGAGTGTGGCGCACAATGGCGTATGTCTCACTGTTGTCGAATTGGCCGGAAGTGATTCCTACGTGGTAACGGCCATCGATGAGACGCTGAAACGGACCAATCTCGGAGCGTTGGAAATCGGTAGCGAGGTCAATCTGGAACGTTGCATGTCTGCCAATGGTCGGTTTGATGGACACATCGTTCAAGGTCATGTAGACCAGTTGGGCGAAGTTGTCTCGATTGCCGAACAGGATGGAAGTCACGTGTTTACATTTCGTCACGAGAAGGGAGAAAACTTCACCGTTGATAAAGGCTCCATCACCATAAATGGCGTTAGCCTTACTGCGTTCGATACCTCCGATACGGGATTTTCTGTGGCCATCATTCCCTACACGTTTGAACACACCAACTTCAGGAACCTGAAAGTAGGCGACAAGGTGAACTTGGAATTCGACATCATCGGCAAGTATGTTGCCCGAATGATGAGCAGAAGCTGA